The DNA window AGGGGTAAGAAAGGGGATTGACCTTAAAGATTTTCTTTTCCAGGAAATGATCCTGAAGGAAAAAGATTTTCGTGAAAAGGTAGACACTATTAACACAGAAGAATATCAGGACAGCTATATATACATCTACAATTCTGTAGACACGATTATTCCACTCTGGGCTTATTTCGTCATAACGGCGAAGCTTACTGATGTGGCTAAAAAAATAGTTTTTGGAAACCGTGAGGATCTCGAAGTTATTTTGATGCATAATGCCATTCAGACTTACGATTTTGAGGATATGCGTGGTAAAAGAGTTTTGGTAAAAGGGTGTTCGGATAAAGAAATCCCTGAAAATGCCTATATAGAATTGGTAGAACAGCTGAAACCGCTTGTAAAGTCTCTGATGTTCGGGGAAGCGTGTTCTAATGTTCCGATTATAAAAAACTAAGATTAAAAAGTGTTCCTCAAACTTTAACAATAATTGTGAAGTTTAGATATTTTGGGAGGCATATTTTTTGATAACTTTGATTCACTTAATACTAAACAAACACAAACAATGAGTTTAATTGACCTACTTACGGGGAACACAAGCAACCAGGTTGCTGAACAGGCTGAAAATAAATTCGGAATCAGCAGAAATCAGGTAATTGCCTTATTGGCAGTAGCTACACCTCTTATTATTTCTTATCTTAGGAATAAATCTCAGGACTCTAAAGAAGCAGAAGCTTTAAACAGTGCTTTAGATAAAGACCACAATGGAAGTATTTTAAATGACGCTTCACAAATTGAGGCAAGACAGGCTGAAGGAGGTTCTATTCTTGATCATGTTTTTGGCGGACAAAAAAGTACTGTTGAAAATCAGCTGTCACAAAATACAGGAATTTCAATTGATAAAATCGGACCCATTCTTGCGATGCTAGCCCCAGTTGTTATGGGATATATCGGTCAGCAAAAACAACAAAACAATGTTGGTGCCGGTGGTTTAGGAGATCTTTTGGGAGGAATCCTTGGAAATGCATCCAACCAGGCTCAGACACAACAATCCAACCCTTTGAATGATATTTTGGGGAGTGTTTTAGGTAACGGAGGTCAGTCTCAGTCATCAGGAAATCCTTTAAATGACATTCTGGGCAGCGTTCTTGGCGGTGGTAGTGGAAATCAGCAACAACAAGGAGGCGGAG is part of the Chryseobacterium lactis genome and encodes:
- a CDS encoding DUF937 domain-containing protein — its product is MSLIDLLTGNTSNQVAEQAENKFGISRNQVIALLAVATPLIISYLRNKSQDSKEAEALNSALDKDHNGSILNDASQIEARQAEGGSILDHVFGGQKSTVENQLSQNTGISIDKIGPILAMLAPVVMGYIGQQKQQNNVGAGGLGDLLGGILGNASNQAQTQQSNPLNDILGSVLGNGGQSQSSGNPLNDILGSVLGGGSGNQQQQGGGGLGSILGNILGGGK
- a CDS encoding DUF2480 family protein; translation: MSEEFEIRNKVAESGLINFDLATLLPKGVRKGIDLKDFLFQEMILKEKDFREKVDTINTEEYQDSYIYIYNSVDTIIPLWAYFVITAKLTDVAKKIVFGNREDLEVILMHNAIQTYDFEDMRGKRVLVKGCSDKEIPENAYIELVEQLKPLVKSLMFGEACSNVPIIKN